The proteins below come from a single Cricetulus griseus strain 17A/GY chromosome 6, alternate assembly CriGri-PICRH-1.0, whole genome shotgun sequence genomic window:
- the LOC100750869 gene encoding olfactory receptor 10AG1-like: MKHEEYVAETNISTVMQFVLLGFEDLPKLQGILSALFSIIYMIILIGNCLIILITRLDPTLQKPMYFFLANFSSLEICYVSVTVPRILFNIWTRDRNISVLACAVQMCFFLMLGTNECFLLAVMSYDRYVAICNPLHYPLVMNPRKCTQLATGSWLIGIPIQIGQTCWIFSVKFCNSNKIDHFFCDIPPILKLACGDTLGHELSVYVVVMVVAALPFILVLTSYSKIIATILRLPTAKGRAKAFSTCSSHLLVVVLFYGSGTITYLRPKSMHSPGTDKLLSLFYTIVTPMFNPLIYSLRNKEVIAALKKLIFQK; the protein is encoded by the coding sequence ATGAAACATGAGGAGTATGTAGCAGAAACCAACATTTCCACAGTAATGCAATTTGTCCTCCTGGGATTCGAGGATCTTCCCAAACTCCAAGGGATTCTGTCTGCATTGTTCTCCATCATTTACATGATTATCCTCATTGGTAATTGCCTCATAATACTAATAACTAGACTTGACCCTACACTGCAGAAACCCATGTACTTTTTCCTTGCAAATTTTTCTTCCCTGGAAATCTGTTATGTATCAGTTACTGTCCCAAGAATTCTGTTCAACATTTGGACACGGGATAGAAACATCTCTGTGCTGGCTTGTGCTGTGCAGATGTGCTTCTTTCTTATGTTGGGAACTAATGAGTGTTTTCTCTTGGCTGTGATGTCCTATgatcgctatgtggccatctgcaaccCTCTGCACTATCCTCTGGTCATGAACCCCAGAAAATGCACTCAGCTGGCCACAGGCTCCTGGCTCATTGGCATCCCAATCCAGATTGGGCAAACCTGTTGGATATTCTCTGTGAAATTCTGCAATTCTAATAAAATAGACCACTTCTTCTGTGATATACCACCCATTCTCAAGCTGGCATGTGGGGACACTTTAGGGCATGAACTGTCTGTCTATGTGGTTGTTATGGTGGTGGCAGCACTGCCTTTTATACTGGTGCTTACATCCTACAGTAAAATCATCGCCACCATCCTGAGGTTGCCAACAGCCAAAGGGCGAGCAAAAGCCTTCTCAACATGCTCTTCTCATTTgctggtggtggttttgttttatggGTCTGGTACCATTACCTATTTAAGGCCAAAGTCCATGCATTCTCCAGGAACTGACAAACTGCTCTCCCTGTTCTACACGATTGTTACTCCCATGTTCAATCCTCTGATATACAGCCTTAGGAACAAGGAGGTGATTGCAGCATTGAAAAAGTTAATTTTCCAAAAGTAG